The region GTCGATATTGGAATTGCCAAAAGATCACGAGCCAATAATGAAAGCTCATTGTATCGAACTGAACTTTTGCTCCAATAATCTATTTGACTATTCAACTCAAGCCCCGGTTCTTCCAAATAAATGTCCAACTGTGACTTCTCACTCCTAGTGCTAGATTCATTTAAATACCGTTTATAATCATCACTCTCATCAAAATATCCCCCAAAATTAGCACTACTATCATTGTGTTCATCCAAACCAGAATAAACAGGATTTTTATCCGAAACATTAGAACTCCCAGCCAAAGAGGAAGACGTGGATTTGGATTTCTTAACATACTCATCAAACAAGAGTCTAAGATTGCTAAGAATGGTCTCAACAAAATCTGAAGCATGAATACCATAGATTGTATTAAAGCAATACTGCACATAATTCAACTTGTAACGAGGATCTAAAATTGCAGCACATGACAACATCAACGAATACTCAGCCCAATACTTATTAAATTTCTCTTGCATTTGCTTAACCATTGGAGTTAAAAACGAATAAGGACCTTTAACTGTATCAAGCAAGACCTTGTGTACCTTCCAAACTCCTCTAAAATAAAGATTAGCCGTTGGATAATTAGAACCAGAAAAAACACAAGTCACATCATAAAAGACTTTCAAAAATTTGCAAAGAATAGCAACATTTCTCCACTCCTCGTTAGAAAGTGTAAACATTTGATAATCTTTATCCCGTTGGCCCCAATAATCTAGCACATCTACAAATTGGGTTTTCTAAAGATACTCAGCTAGATATAATCAAACACAAATTCTTCACAAATCACAACTCAACAAAATAAAGTTGACATGGAATTGAATTATCGAAATCATTGCCCAAGTATTCTTTCCCAGTAGTGAAAAAAGTTCTGtgataaaacaaacaaaaaaacaaaaaaaaatcactgaAAAACATGAGTTTTAGTTAGATCTTCAAACAGATTTCACATCCAAATAAAGCAAATTTATGCGTCAAATAGAAGAGAAAAAAGGGTTTGCAAGAGAGATTTAAGCAACACAATCTCTCAGCAGTTTCCAACTAAATAAAGATCTAAAATGAATCTTCAAGTAAAGGATCAAAGTCAAAATCAAGCACTATCCCGGTTCTTAAAAATATATGCTTTTTAGGAGCTAAAATCAATTTAGTGATTCAGAAAGTAGAATAATCCCAGAATGAAAGTACCTAACTACCTATAAATCCAaagccaaaaaata is a window of Gossypium hirsutum isolate 1008001.06 chromosome D08, Gossypium_hirsutum_v2.1, whole genome shotgun sequence DNA encoding:
- the LOC107900769 gene encoding zinc finger BED domain-containing protein DAYSLEEPER-like isoform X2 — encoded protein: MVKQMQEKFNKYWAEYSLMLSCAAILDPRYKLNYVQYCFNTIYGIHASDFVETILSNLRLLFDEYVKKSKSTSSSLAGSSNVSDKNPVYSGLDEHNDSSANFGGYFDESDDYKRYLNESSTRSEKSQLDIYLEEPGLELNSQIDYWSKSSVRYNELSLLARDLLAIPISTVASESAFSMGKKVITPLRSSLKPKTVQAVVCLDDWMRAKEFSAEIGCKKDDDDDDDDDVSSVAF
- the LOC107900769 gene encoding zinc finger BED domain-containing protein DAYSLEEPER-like isoform X1, with the translated sequence MFTLSNEEWRNVAILCKFLKVFYDVTCVFSGSNYPTANLYFRGVWKVHKVLLDTVKGPYSFLTPMVKQMQEKFNKYWAEYSLMLSCAAILDPRYKLNYVQYCFNTIYGIHASDFVETILSNLRLLFDEYVKKSKSTSSSLAGSSNVSDKNPVYSGLDEHNDSSANFGGYFDESDDYKRYLNESSTRSEKSQLDIYLEEPGLELNSQIDYWSKSSVRYNELSLLARDLLAIPISTVASESAFSMGKKVITPLRSSLKPKTVQAVVCLDDWMRAKEFSAEIGCKKDDDDDDDDDVSSVAF